AGATCACCAAACCGGCATCGAAATGGCGATGCCGGTTTGGTGTCGGTTGCCATGCCATGCAATACCGAGACGAGACCACCTGTCGCCTTACGGGCAGAAGGTGACCTCATACGCGGTGGCCACGCAGGAAAAGGTGCTGTTGTTGTCATCCTGCGGCCAGGCGTACGCGTCGGGGCATTTCTTCTTGAAGAAGTCCGAATACGATGTGGACGGGCAATTGCCGGCATCGTTGCGGTTCGCGGGACCGAAATAGCTTCCCGTGCAGCAGTACTTGGAATTGGCCATCCGGTCCGCGTGACCCGCGTCGAATGCCTGGCAGGCGCTGGTGCAGCCCACGAGGGTCCCGCGTCCGTTGCGGACCTTCAGGTCGTTTAGACAAGATGTCTCGTCTTTAACGTTGGTTTCCTGGACGAAGTCGAATTTGCAGGCCGAGACCCCGCAGCCGTACTTGTCGTTGCGCGGTTTCTTGATGATCGCCGTGGGTTTGATCTGTATCGGCAGGTTGAAGCCATCGACGAAGCTGAGGTCATAGAAATCGTTGCCGTTCTGATCGAAGCGGAATTCCGCGAGG
Above is a window of Syntrophorhabdus sp. DNA encoding:
- a CDS encoding thaumatin family protein yields the protein EKGCGNNMVWSGNFYPRTGCDFKNTNVGLCETGGCGDQLHCKTGVGGAPPKGLAEFRFDQNGNDFYDLSFVDGFNLPIQIKPTAIIKKPRNDKYGCGVSACKFDFVQETNVKDETSCLNDLKVRNGRGTLVGCTSACQAFDAGHADRMANSKYCCTGSYFGPANRNDAGNCPSTSYSDFFKKKCPDAYAWPQDDNNSTFSCVATAYEVTFCP